From one Leguminivora glycinivorella isolate SPB_JAAS2020 chromosome 5, LegGlyc_1.1, whole genome shotgun sequence genomic stretch:
- the LOC125226551 gene encoding uncharacterized protein LOC125226551: MIFFEGFQNNHLLQPRLRREAPAPQADNSGSQCVKFNIDDVSSLHKRQTTSAKHLCIYDISTKLQKYSEYEIGGTFTDNEPDLWFYFNTSYCPGNKCLLNLFVCLRKVGSFSIGISKSPEVTHDVTGVTGNSPGRSYLPYDFKWQAFKSNQPDEKYFVKTYCLTPKDLEGKILCIPIAIKTDSASPFNMDLIKQIKLNHDFGELLSKQEKTNFVVESASRKQYHVHKIILAAHSPLLRNKVKNETDTSLFLDISDNDMELLLQFLYTGTIKDILRQDCINLLDIAGKFELGNLFFLVQYAIAEQINVANCMEIAVISERYKLEKLQTTVFQFIKENPQVYETEGWNNLNDINLTKKMFQYVNTKKSTYFDY, encoded by the exons ATGATATTCTTCGAGGGCTTCCAGAACAATCATCTATTGCAACCCAGGCTAAGGCGGGAGGCACCCGCCCCTCAAGCTGACAATTCTGGCAGTCAGTGTGTGAAG ttcaacATTGATGACGTATCCTCCTTACACAAACGCCAAACGACATCCGCAAAACATTTGTGTATTTACGACATCTCCACGAAACTCCAAAAGTACAGTGAATACGAAATAGGAGGCACTTTCACGGACAATGAGCCGGATCTGTGGTTCTATTTCAACACATCATACTGCCCAGGGAACAAGTGCCTCCTCAACCTTTTTGTATGTCTGAGAAAAGTTGGCAGCTTCAGCATTGGCATAAGCAAGTCCCCGGAGGTCACACATGATGTGACCGGAGTCACAGGTAACTCGCCTGGACGATCCTACTTACCATATGACTTTAAGTGGCAAGCGTTCAAGTCAAATCAACccgatgaaaaatatttcgtaaagACCTATTGCTTAACACCAAAGGATCTAGAAGGCAAGATACTCTGCATCCCTATAGCGATTAAGACAGATTCTGCGAGTCCTTTTAACATGGATCTAATTAAACAAATTAAGCTTAACCATGATTTCGGTGAACTTCTTTCGAAACAAGAGAAAACTAACTTTGTAGTGGAGTCAGCTAGTCGGAAGCAATACCATGTGCATAAGATCATATTAGCTGCTCACAGTCCGCTATTACGAAACAAGGTTAAAAATGAAACAGATACATCTCTGTTCTTGGATATAAGCGATAATGATATGGAATTGCTCCTTCAATTCTTATACACAGGTACTATTAAAGATATATTGAGACAAGATTGCATTAATCTGTTAGATATTGCAGGTAAATTTGAGTTAGGTAACCTATTTTTCTTAGTACAATATGCTATCGCAGAACAAATTAATGTTGCAAACTGCATGGAGATTGCAGTTATATCGGAAAGGTACAAGTTAGAAAAACTCCAAACAACtgtttttcaatttataaaagaGAACCCACAAGTGTATGAAACTGAGGGATGGAATAACTTGAATGATATAAATCTTACTAAGAAAATGTTTCAGTATGTAAATACTAAGAAGAGCACCTATtttgattattaa